Proteins from one Pagrus major chromosome 1, Pma_NU_1.0 genomic window:
- the LOC140995120 gene encoding D-dopachrome decarboxylase-A-like: MPFIDFQSNLPAISFSEDFVRRLSSCAAAALGKPEDRMNVVVKPGVQMLIGGSCSPCVMLSVSAIGVTDTADKNKEHSAKIFEFLTRELHLTEDRIVIQFLTLQPHQVGKKGTVMSFL, translated from the exons ATGCCTTTCATTGATTTCCAAAGTAATTTACCGGCTATCTCTTTCTCGGAGGACTTCGTCAGGAGGCTGAGCTCCTGCGCCGCGGCCGCTCTCGGAAAACCAGAGGAC agGATGAACGTGGTGGTGAAACCTGGGGTGCAGATGCTGATAGGTGGATCTTGCTCTCCATGTGTGATGCTGTCAGTGTCTGCCATCGGTGTGACTGACACTGCCGACAAGAACAAGGAGCACAGTGCCAAGATCTTTGAGTTTCTGACCAGAGAACTTCATCTGACTGAAGACAG GATTGTTATTCAGTTCCTCACGCTGCAGCCTCACCAGGTCGGGAAGAAGGGAACCGTCATGAGTTTCTTGTGA